From Streptomyces sp. TLI_235, a single genomic window includes:
- a CDS encoding transaldolase, translating to MTDALKRLSDEGVAIWLDDLSRERLNSGNLAELVQEKHVVGVTTNPTIFQKAIGSGSVAYDGQLNDLAVRKVTVDEAVRMITTSDVRDAADVLRPVYDASNGRDGRVSIEVDPRLAHETAATIAEAKQLWWLVDRPNVFIKIPATKAGLPAITEVIGKGISVNVTLIFSLERYRAVMDAFLSGLEKAKAAGLDLSQIESVASFFVSRVDTEIDKRLDKIGGDAKELRSKAGVANARLAYEAYEGVFASDRWKALEAAGAKAQRPLWASTGVKDPNLPDTLYVTELVAPGTVNTMPEGTLDATDDHGVVTGDTITPNYGDAKAVMDAVAAAGVDYDDVVQVLEDEGVEKFEVSWKELLDTVAASLAAHGDQN from the coding sequence ATGACTGACGCACTGAAGCGCCTCAGCGACGAAGGCGTGGCGATCTGGCTGGACGACCTCAGCCGCGAGCGGCTCAACAGCGGCAACCTGGCCGAGCTGGTGCAGGAGAAGCACGTCGTCGGTGTCACGACCAACCCGACCATCTTCCAGAAGGCGATCGGCTCCGGCAGCGTCGCCTACGACGGCCAGCTGAACGACCTGGCCGTCCGCAAGGTCACCGTGGACGAGGCCGTCCGCATGATCACCACCTCCGACGTGCGCGACGCCGCCGACGTGCTGCGCCCGGTCTACGACGCGTCCAACGGCCGCGACGGCCGGGTCTCCATCGAGGTCGACCCCCGTCTGGCGCACGAGACCGCCGCCACGATCGCCGAGGCCAAGCAGCTGTGGTGGCTGGTGGACCGCCCGAACGTGTTCATCAAGATCCCCGCCACCAAGGCCGGCCTGCCCGCGATCACCGAGGTCATCGGCAAGGGCATCAGCGTCAACGTCACGCTGATCTTCTCCCTCGAGCGGTACCGCGCCGTGATGGACGCCTTCCTGTCCGGCCTGGAGAAGGCCAAGGCCGCCGGCCTCGACCTCTCCCAGATCGAGTCGGTCGCCTCGTTCTTCGTCTCCCGCGTGGACACCGAGATCGACAAGCGCCTCGACAAGATCGGCGGAGACGCCAAGGAGCTCCGCTCCAAGGCCGGCGTGGCCAACGCCCGCCTCGCCTACGAGGCCTACGAGGGGGTCTTCGCCTCGGACCGCTGGAAGGCCCTGGAGGCCGCCGGCGCCAAGGCCCAGCGCCCGCTGTGGGCCTCGACCGGCGTCAAGGACCCGAACCTGCCGGACACCCTGTACGTGACCGAGCTGGTCGCCCCGGGCACCGTCAACACCATGCCCGAGGGCACCCTCGACGCCACCGACGACCACGGCGTGGTCACCGGCGACACCATCACCCCGAACTACGGCGACGCCAAGGCCGTGATGGACGCCGTCGCCGCGGCCGGCGTCGACTACGACGACGTCGTCCAGGTGCTCGAGGACGAGGGCGTCGAGAAGTTCGAGGTCTCCTGGAAGGAACTGCTGGACACGGTCGCGGCCTCGCTCGCCGCGCACGGCGACCAGAACTGA
- a CDS encoding glucose-6-phosphate 1-dehydrogenase → MSNTPAFPDVEGAEVGQGDPLQPSNPLRDPADRRLPRIAGPSGLVIFGVTGDLSRKKLMPAVYDLANRGLLPPGFSLVGFARREWEDEDFAREVHDAVKEHARTPFREEVWQQLAKGMRFVQGDFGDDEAFDTLRKTIEDLDQAQGTGGNFAFYLSVPPKFFPTVVQQLKKHGLTDPPKGSWRRAVIEKPFGHNLESAQELNRIVHEVFPRDEVFRIDHYLGKETVQNILALRFANQMFEPIWNRSYVDHVQITMAEDIGIGGRAGYYDGIGSARDVIQNHLLQLMALTAIEEPASFHPKALVAEKLKVFSAVRLPADLGSHTVRGQYASGWQGGEEVVGYLDEDGIDPDSKTDTYAALKLEINNRRWAGVPFYLRTGKRLGRRVTEIAVVFQRAPYLPFDSYATEELGQNALVIRVQPDEGVTVRFGSKVPGTALEVRDVTMDFAYGESFTESSPEAYERLILDVLLGDANLFPRHQEVELSWQILDPVEQYWDTHGKPAQYAAGTWGPIEADEMLARDGRSWRRP, encoded by the coding sequence GTGAGCAACACCCCTGCTTTTCCCGATGTCGAGGGGGCCGAGGTCGGGCAGGGTGACCCCCTGCAGCCCTCCAACCCGCTGCGCGATCCGGCCGACCGCCGGCTGCCGAGGATCGCCGGGCCGTCCGGCCTGGTGATCTTCGGCGTGACCGGCGATCTGTCGCGCAAGAAGCTGATGCCGGCCGTCTACGACCTCGCCAACCGCGGACTGCTCCCGCCGGGCTTCTCGCTCGTCGGCTTCGCCCGCAGGGAGTGGGAGGACGAGGACTTCGCCCGCGAGGTGCACGACGCGGTCAAGGAGCACGCGCGTACGCCGTTCCGCGAGGAGGTCTGGCAGCAGCTCGCCAAGGGCATGCGGTTCGTCCAGGGCGACTTCGGCGACGACGAGGCCTTCGACACCCTGCGCAAGACCATCGAGGACCTCGACCAGGCCCAGGGCACCGGCGGGAACTTCGCCTTCTACCTCTCGGTGCCGCCGAAGTTCTTCCCCACCGTCGTCCAGCAGCTCAAGAAGCACGGTCTGACCGACCCGCCGAAGGGCTCCTGGCGTCGCGCGGTCATCGAGAAGCCGTTCGGCCACAACCTGGAGAGCGCCCAGGAGCTGAACCGGATCGTCCACGAGGTCTTCCCGCGGGACGAGGTCTTCCGGATCGACCACTACCTCGGCAAGGAGACCGTCCAGAACATCCTGGCGCTCCGCTTCGCCAACCAGATGTTCGAACCGATCTGGAACCGGTCGTACGTCGACCACGTGCAGATCACCATGGCCGAGGACATCGGCATCGGCGGCCGCGCCGGCTACTACGACGGCATCGGCTCGGCCCGCGACGTCATCCAGAACCACCTGCTCCAGCTGATGGCCCTCACCGCCATCGAGGAGCCCGCGTCCTTCCACCCCAAGGCCCTGGTCGCCGAGAAGCTCAAGGTGTTCAGCGCCGTCCGGCTGCCCGCCGACCTCGGCAGCCACACCGTCCGCGGCCAGTACGCGTCCGGCTGGCAGGGCGGCGAGGAGGTCGTCGGCTACCTGGACGAGGACGGCATCGACCCCGACTCCAAGACCGACACCTACGCGGCCCTCAAGCTGGAGATCAACAACCGCCGCTGGGCGGGCGTCCCGTTCTACCTGCGGACGGGCAAGCGCCTCGGCCGCCGCGTGACCGAGATCGCGGTGGTCTTCCAGCGCGCCCCGTACCTGCCGTTCGACTCCTACGCCACCGAGGAGCTGGGGCAGAACGCCCTGGTCATCCGGGTGCAGCCGGACGAGGGCGTCACCGTGCGGTTCGGCTCCAAGGTGCCCGGCACCGCGCTGGAGGTCCGGGACGTCACGATGGACTTCGCCTACGGCGAGTCCTTCACCGAGTCCAGCCCGGAGGCGTACGAGCGGCTCATCCTCGACGTGCTGCTCGGCGACGCCAACCTCTTCCCCCGCCACCAGGAGGTCGAGCTCTCCTGGCAGATCCTCGACCCGGTCGAGCAGTACTGGGACACCCACGGCAAGCCCGCCCAGTACGCGGCCGGGACGTGGGGGCCCATCGAGGCCGACGAGATGCTCGCACGAGACGGCAGGAGCTGGCGCCGGCCATGA
- a CDS encoding glucose-6-phosphate dehydrogenase assembly protein OpcA has protein sequence MKIDLTHTTSSRINAALMDARRASGSTAAGMVLTLVIVTDEGSAYDALKAANDASREHPSRTLAVIKRAGRSPRARAETRLDAEILVGSDAGSGETVVLRMHGELAAHAQSVVLPLLLPDAPVVVWWPENAPLHPANDPLGALAQRRITDAVTAESPVGQLAQRAASYTPGDTDLAWTRITGWRSMLAAALDQRPTAITGAVVEGESYNPSVELLGLWLTNRLRVPVERIVTGGPGITAVRLRTKEGEIVLDRPDGLMGTLSMPGSPDRMVALKRRDTAELIAEELRRLDPDDIYATAVRTPVDRLREPQPEEPAAPSADAVPAEVAAPARVTAKLPSAEPADTAPADTAPAEAEPATKKATAKKAAPRKRSAS, from the coding sequence ATGAAGATCGACCTGACCCACACCACCTCCAGCAGGATCAACGCGGCGCTGATGGACGCCCGCCGGGCCAGCGGCTCCACCGCGGCCGGCATGGTGCTCACCCTGGTGATCGTGACCGACGAGGGCAGCGCGTACGACGCCCTCAAGGCCGCCAACGACGCCTCCCGCGAGCACCCGTCGCGCACCCTGGCGGTCATCAAGCGGGCCGGGCGCTCGCCGCGCGCCCGCGCCGAGACCCGGCTGGACGCCGAGATCCTGGTCGGCAGCGACGCGGGCTCCGGCGAGACGGTCGTCCTGCGCATGCACGGCGAGCTCGCCGCGCACGCCCAGTCGGTCGTCCTGCCGTTGCTGCTGCCGGACGCCCCGGTGGTGGTCTGGTGGCCGGAGAACGCCCCGCTGCACCCGGCCAACGACCCGCTCGGCGCGCTCGCCCAGCGCCGCATCACCGACGCGGTCACCGCCGAGTCCCCGGTCGGCCAGCTCGCCCAGCGGGCCGCCAGCTACACCCCCGGCGACACCGACCTCGCCTGGACCCGCATCACCGGCTGGCGCTCCATGCTGGCCGCCGCCCTCGACCAGCGGCCCACCGCCATCACCGGCGCGGTCGTCGAGGGCGAGTCGTACAACCCCAGCGTCGAGCTGCTCGGCCTGTGGCTGACCAACCGGCTGCGCGTGCCGGTCGAACGGATCGTCACCGGCGGCCCCGGCATCACCGCCGTCCGGCTGCGCACCAAGGAGGGCGAGATCGTCCTCGACCGCCCGGACGGCCTGATGGGCACGCTGTCCATGCCCGGCTCGCCGGACCGGATGGTCGCGCTCAAGCGCCGCGACACCGCGGAGCTCATCGCGGAGGAGCTGCGCCGGCTCGACCCGGACGACATCTACGCGACGGCCGTCCGCACCCCGGTCGACCGGCTGCGCGAGCCGCAGCCCGAGGAGCCCGCCGCCCCGTCGGCCGACGCCGTCCCTGCCGAGGTCGCCGCACCGGCGCGGGTCACCGCCAAGCTGCCGTCCGCCGAGCCGGCGGACACTGCGCCGGCGGACACTGCGCCGGCCGAGGCGGAGCCGGCGACGAAGAAGGCGACCGCCAAGAAGGCCGCCCCGCGCAAGCGGAGCGCCTCGTGA
- a CDS encoding 6-phosphogluconolactonase: MTAATPQLVVHRDKELMAQAAAARLITRIVDAQSARGTASVVLTGGRNGNALLAAIAASPARDAVDWARLDLWWGDERFVPADDPERNAVQARAELLDRVPVDPARVHEMPASDGVDGSDVEAAADRYAEELAKAAGPGEHAGVPAFDVLLLGVGPDTHVASLFPEHPGVREAERTVIGVRGAPKPPPTRISLTLPAIRAAREVWLLAAGEDKAGAVALALSGPGELQAPASGAYGTARTLWLLDRSAAAELPPQLYPPASA, encoded by the coding sequence GTGACCGCGGCCACCCCGCAGCTGGTGGTCCACCGGGACAAGGAGCTGATGGCGCAGGCCGCGGCGGCCCGGCTGATCACCCGCATCGTGGACGCCCAGTCCGCCCGCGGCACCGCCTCGGTGGTGCTGACGGGCGGGCGGAACGGCAACGCCCTGCTCGCCGCGATCGCCGCCTCCCCGGCGCGCGACGCGGTGGACTGGGCGCGGCTCGACCTCTGGTGGGGCGACGAGCGCTTCGTCCCGGCGGACGACCCGGAGCGCAACGCCGTCCAGGCCCGCGCCGAGCTGCTCGACCGGGTCCCGGTGGACCCGGCCCGGGTGCACGAGATGCCGGCCTCGGACGGCGTGGACGGCTCGGACGTCGAGGCGGCCGCCGACCGGTACGCCGAGGAGCTCGCCAAGGCCGCCGGGCCCGGCGAGCACGCCGGGGTGCCCGCCTTCGACGTGCTGCTGCTCGGCGTCGGCCCGGACACCCACGTCGCCTCGCTCTTCCCGGAGCACCCCGGTGTCCGGGAGGCCGAGCGCACCGTGATCGGCGTCCGCGGGGCGCCGAAGCCGCCGCCCACCCGGATCTCGCTCACCCTCCCGGCGATCCGGGCGGCCCGCGAGGTCTGGCTGCTCGCCGCCGGCGAGGACAAGGCCGGCGCCGTCGCCCTCGCGCTGAGCGGCCCCGGGGAGCTCCAGGCGCCCGCCTCCGGCGCGTACGGCACCGCGCGGACCCTCTGGCTGCTCGACCGCTCCGCGGCGGCCGAGCTTCCGCCCCAGCTGTACCCGCCCGCCTCGGCCTGA
- a CDS encoding RNA polymerase binding protein RbpA — translation MASGNAIRGSRVGAGPMGEAERGESAPRNRISFWCANKHETRPSFAAEAAIPETWDCPRCGFPAGQDEHNPPAPARNEPYKTHLAYVRERRTDADGEAILAEALAKLRGEI, via the coding sequence GTGGCAAGTGGCAACGCCATCCGAGGAAGCAGAGTCGGCGCAGGCCCCATGGGCGAGGCGGAGCGCGGCGAGTCCGCCCCCCGTAACCGGATCTCCTTCTGGTGCGCGAACAAGCACGAGACGCGCCCCAGCTTCGCCGCCGAGGCGGCGATCCCGGAGACCTGGGACTGTCCGCGCTGCGGGTTTCCGGCCGGTCAGGACGAGCACAATCCCCCGGCCCCGGCCCGCAACGAGCCGTACAAGACCCACCTCGCGTACGTGCGCGAGCGCCGCACCGACGCGGACGGCGAGGCGATCCTCGCCGAGGCGCTGGCCAAGCTCCGCGGCGAGATCTGA
- a CDS encoding preprotein translocase subunit SecG — MVLGFSIALIIFSLLMVLLVLLHKGKGGGLSDMFGGGAMSTGGGSAVAERNLDRITIIVGIAWFACIIVLSLLLKYNT; from the coding sequence GTGGTTCTCGGGTTCTCGATTGCCCTGATCATCTTCAGTCTGCTGATGGTCCTCCTGGTGCTGCTGCACAAGGGCAAGGGCGGCGGCCTGTCCGACATGTTCGGCGGTGGCGCGATGTCGACCGGCGGCGGTTCGGCGGTGGCCGAGCGGAACCTGGACCGCATCACGATCATCGTGGGCATCGCCTGGTTCGCCTGCATCATCGTGCTGAGCCTGCTGCTCAAGTACAACACCTGA
- a CDS encoding triosephosphate isomerase, which translates to MTERLPLMAGNWKMNLNHLEAIQHTQKLAFALADKDYEAVEVAVLVPFTDLRSVQTLVDGDKLKIKYGSQDISQYDSGAYTGEISGPMLSKLKCAFAVIGHSERRQYHGENEEIVNAKVKAAYRSGITPILCIGEPLDIRKAGTHVEYTLAQLDGALEGVPASDAETVVVAYEPVWAIGTGEVATPEDAQEVCGAIRARLAELYDAELAGKVRILYGGSVKSSSAAGLMAKPDVDGGLIGGASLDAEEFVKIVRYREQAVG; encoded by the coding sequence ATGACTGAGCGCCTCCCGCTGATGGCGGGCAACTGGAAGATGAACCTCAACCACCTCGAGGCCATCCAGCACACCCAGAAGCTGGCCTTCGCGCTGGCCGACAAGGACTACGAGGCCGTCGAGGTCGCCGTCCTCGTCCCCTTCACCGACCTCCGCTCGGTGCAGACCCTGGTCGACGGCGACAAGCTGAAGATCAAGTACGGCTCGCAGGACATCTCGCAGTACGACTCCGGTGCCTACACCGGCGAGATCTCCGGCCCGATGCTGTCGAAGCTGAAGTGCGCCTTCGCGGTGATCGGCCACTCGGAGCGCCGCCAGTACCACGGCGAGAACGAGGAGATCGTCAACGCCAAGGTGAAGGCCGCCTACCGCAGCGGGATCACCCCGATCCTGTGCATCGGCGAGCCGCTGGACATCCGCAAGGCGGGCACCCACGTCGAGTACACCCTGGCGCAGCTGGACGGCGCGCTGGAGGGTGTGCCGGCCTCGGACGCGGAGACGGTCGTCGTCGCGTACGAGCCGGTCTGGGCGATCGGCACCGGCGAGGTGGCGACCCCGGAGGACGCGCAGGAGGTCTGCGGTGCGATCCGTGCCCGCCTGGCCGAGCTGTACGACGCCGAGCTGGCCGGCAAGGTCCGCATCCTGTACGGCGGTTCGGTGAAGTCCTCCAGCGCGGCAGGCCTGATGGCCAAGCCGGACGTCGACGGCGGTCTGATCGGCGGCGCCTCGCTGGATGCCGAGGAGTTCGTCAAGATCGTGCGCTACCGCGAGCAGGCAGTAGGCTAA
- a CDS encoding phosphoglycerate kinase has translation MRCGARKAAAVRAPASRLQPSPVVFLVARRRAADTHHLLGRPKTVKTIEDLQVAGQRVFVRADLNVPLSGGEITDDGRIRAVAPTIAKLVQAGAKVVVASHLGRPKGEPDPQFSLAPVAVRLGEILGVPVAFATDTVGESAKATVAALADGEVTLLENLRFNAGETAKDDAERGAFADELAALADLYVGDGFGAVHRKHASVYDLPARLPHAVGDLIATEVGVLKRLTEEVARPYVVVLGGSKVSDKVGVIDNLLGKADRILIGGGMAFTFLAAQGHEVGTSLLQKDQIPTVLEYLERAKANGVEFVIPVDAVVSGGFPDLKTKAPVEDRRVVDADKIPADTLGLDIGPKSGELFASKIADAATVFWNGPMGVFEHPAFADGTKAVAAALLDSDAFTVVGGGDSAAAVRILGFDETKFGHISTGGGASLEYLEGKTLPGLDALEG, from the coding sequence GTGAGGTGCGGGGCCCGGAAGGCTGCGGCCGTCCGGGCCCCCGCTTCGCGTCTCCAACCCTCGCCCGTCGTGTTCCTGGTGGCCCGCCGCCGTGCCGCCGACACGCACCACCTCCTCGGGAGACCCAAGACCGTGAAGACGATCGAAGACCTCCAGGTCGCCGGCCAGCGGGTGTTCGTCCGCGCCGACCTGAACGTGCCGCTGTCCGGCGGCGAGATCACCGACGACGGCCGGATCCGTGCCGTCGCCCCGACCATCGCCAAGCTGGTGCAGGCCGGCGCCAAGGTGGTCGTCGCCTCCCACCTGGGCCGTCCGAAGGGCGAGCCCGACCCGCAGTTCTCCCTCGCGCCGGTGGCCGTCCGCCTCGGCGAGATCCTGGGCGTCCCGGTGGCCTTCGCCACCGACACCGTGGGCGAGAGCGCGAAGGCCACCGTCGCCGCCCTGGCCGACGGCGAGGTCACGCTGCTGGAGAACCTGCGCTTCAACGCCGGCGAGACCGCCAAGGACGACGCCGAGCGCGGCGCCTTCGCGGACGAGCTGGCCGCCCTGGCGGACCTGTACGTGGGCGACGGCTTCGGTGCGGTGCACCGCAAGCACGCCTCGGTGTACGACCTGCCGGCCCGGCTGCCGCACGCGGTCGGCGACCTGATCGCGACCGAGGTGGGTGTGCTCAAGCGCCTCACCGAGGAGGTCGCCCGCCCGTACGTGGTGGTGCTCGGCGGTTCGAAGGTCTCCGACAAGGTCGGCGTGATCGACAACCTGCTCGGCAAGGCCGACCGGATCCTCATCGGCGGCGGCATGGCGTTCACCTTCCTTGCGGCCCAGGGACACGAGGTCGGCACCTCGCTGCTGCAGAAGGACCAGATCCCGACCGTGCTGGAGTACCTCGAGCGCGCGAAGGCGAACGGCGTCGAGTTCGTGATCCCGGTGGACGCCGTGGTCTCCGGGGGCTTCCCCGACCTGAAGACCAAGGCCCCGGTCGAGGACCGCCGGGTCGTCGACGCGGACAAGATCCCCGCCGACACCCTGGGTCTGGACATCGGCCCGAAGTCCGGGGAGCTGTTCGCATCCAAGATCGCGGACGCTGCGACGGTCTTCTGGAACGGCCCCATGGGCGTCTTCGAGCACCCGGCCTTCGCCGACGGCACCAAGGCCGTCGCCGCGGCGCTGCTCGACAGCGACGCGTTCACCGTGGTCGGCGGCGGCGACTCCGCCGCGGCCGTCCGCATCCTGGGCTTCGACGAGACGAAGTTCGGGCACATCTCGACCGGCGGTGGCGCAAGCCTGGAGTACCTGGAGGGCAAGACCCTCCCCGGACTCGACGCCCTGGAAGGCTGA